The following coding sequences are from one Arthrobacter sp. PvP023 window:
- a CDS encoding alpha-ketoacid dehydrogenase subunit beta — protein MSPTVTTSSEVNGNVSAATARAAAKAAATAESTGPQTVTLAKALNTAMADAMHADSSVLVFGEDVGMLGGVFRITDGLTKTFGESRCFDTPLAESGIVGMAVGMAMNGMRPVIEMQFDAFAYPAFEQIVSHVAKMHNRTKGAVKLPIVIRVPYAGGIGGVEHHCDSSESYYAHTAGLKVFTPATVADGYRMLREAIDSDDPVMFMEPKKLYWSKDLVDLEGLRAEHAANAERGISSEGRAAVARPGTDATLIAYGPSVPTALAAAAAAAEEGRSLEVIDVRSIVPFDDETVCASVRKTGRAVVIAEAHGFASVSSEIVARVQERCFHYLAAPIRRVTGFDVPYPAPKLEHYYLPGVDRILDAVDDLQWED, from the coding sequence ATGAGCCCGACTGTCACCACCTCCTCCGAGGTCAACGGCAACGTCAGCGCCGCCACGGCTCGCGCCGCCGCCAAGGCAGCCGCCACCGCTGAATCAACAGGTCCGCAGACCGTCACACTCGCCAAGGCACTGAACACCGCGATGGCCGACGCCATGCACGCCGACTCCTCCGTGCTGGTGTTCGGCGAGGATGTCGGAATGCTCGGCGGCGTCTTCCGGATCACGGACGGCCTCACCAAGACGTTCGGCGAGTCCCGCTGCTTCGACACACCCCTGGCCGAGTCCGGCATCGTCGGCATGGCCGTGGGGATGGCAATGAACGGCATGCGCCCGGTGATCGAGATGCAGTTCGACGCCTTCGCCTACCCGGCCTTCGAACAGATCGTCAGCCACGTGGCCAAGATGCACAACCGCACCAAGGGCGCCGTCAAGCTGCCCATCGTCATCCGGGTCCCGTACGCCGGCGGCATCGGGGGAGTGGAGCACCACTGCGACTCCTCCGAGTCCTACTACGCCCACACCGCCGGCCTGAAGGTCTTCACCCCCGCCACCGTCGCCGACGGCTACCGCATGCTCCGCGAAGCCATCGACTCCGACGACCCGGTGATGTTCATGGAGCCCAAGAAGCTCTACTGGTCCAAGGACCTGGTGGACCTAGAGGGGCTCCGCGCCGAGCACGCCGCGAACGCCGAGCGGGGGATTTCTTCCGAAGGCCGCGCCGCCGTCGCACGTCCCGGTACGGACGCCACGCTGATCGCGTACGGCCCGTCCGTGCCGACCGCCCTGGCCGCCGCTGCCGCAGCGGCAGAAGAGGGCCGCTCGCTGGAAGTCATCGACGTCCGCTCCATCGTGCCGTTCGACGACGAGACCGTCTGCGCGTCGGTCCGCAAGACCGGCCGTGCCGTGGTGATCGCCGAAGCCCATGGCTTTGCATCGGTGTCCTCGGAGATCGTGGCAAGGGTCCAGGAGCGCTGCTTCCACTATCTGGCCGCGCCTATCCGCCGCGTCACCGGCTTTGACGTGCCCTACCCTGCGCCGAAACTTGAGCACTACTACCTGCCCGGCGTGGACCGCATCCTCGACGCCGTTGACGACCTCCAGTGGGAAGACTGA
- a CDS encoding dihydrolipoamide acetyltransferase family protein has product MSETKVFLLPDLGEGLTEAELVNWLVAVGDEIRVDQPIAEVETAKSMVEVPSPYAGTVAVLHGEPGQTLDVGKPLISVTPIGSPAAGPYDSKTPVVEPVVTEASASVAAETYRDEEKAGSGNVLIGYGTPGGHGVARRTRARKQPVGGAVESGAAATTVREAEKAADDLLLLRTRVPGKLGAVISPLVRRMARDHGVDLGGLQGSGASGLIMRKDVEAAIAPAPAVEPRRVAEPAEARLSMAETRSVVEPVETGAETDSRTGLGVTARTPVRGVRKAVAANMTRSRSEIPEATVWVDVDATALVEMRAALKKADPHNTPGLMAFIARFVTAGLKKYPELNTRIVTTEDAAGGESQEIVAFDGVNLGFAAQTDRGLMVPSIRNADKMSARELDTEIRRLTAVVREGKATPSELGSGTFTLNNYGVFGVDGSAAIINHPEVGILGMGRIIDKPWVVNGELAVRKVTELTLTFDHRVCDGGTAGGFLRYVADAIENPGTVLAEM; this is encoded by the coding sequence ATGAGCGAAACGAAAGTGTTCCTGCTGCCGGACCTGGGCGAAGGCCTCACGGAAGCCGAACTGGTGAACTGGCTCGTGGCCGTGGGCGACGAAATCCGCGTCGACCAGCCCATCGCCGAGGTTGAGACGGCGAAGTCCATGGTGGAGGTCCCATCCCCGTATGCCGGCACCGTTGCCGTCCTCCACGGCGAGCCAGGCCAGACCCTCGACGTCGGGAAGCCGCTGATCTCGGTCACGCCCATTGGATCCCCGGCGGCAGGGCCGTACGATTCCAAGACCCCGGTAGTGGAGCCTGTCGTAACCGAGGCTTCCGCATCTGTCGCGGCCGAAACGTATCGTGATGAGGAAAAAGCCGGCTCTGGCAATGTCCTCATCGGGTATGGAACACCAGGCGGGCACGGCGTCGCCCGGCGCACTCGGGCACGTAAACAGCCGGTTGGCGGGGCCGTCGAGAGCGGTGCTGCCGCAACCACGGTCAGGGAAGCGGAGAAGGCTGCCGACGATCTCCTTCTTCTGCGCACCCGCGTGCCGGGCAAACTCGGAGCGGTGATTTCGCCGCTGGTCCGCAGGATGGCCCGCGACCATGGGGTTGATTTGGGGGGACTCCAAGGGTCGGGTGCAAGCGGGCTGATCATGCGCAAGGATGTCGAGGCGGCGATCGCTCCCGCCCCGGCGGTTGAGCCGCGTCGGGTCGCTGAGCCTGCCGAAGCGCGACTTTCGATGGCTGAGACGCGTTCCGTGGTTGAACCTGTCGAAACCGGTGCGGAGACCGACTCGCGCACAGGCCTCGGCGTCACCGCCCGGACGCCGGTCCGCGGCGTTCGCAAGGCTGTTGCAGCGAACATGACCCGAAGCCGCTCGGAGATCCCGGAAGCCACGGTGTGGGTCGACGTTGACGCCACAGCCCTCGTGGAGATGCGTGCGGCCTTGAAGAAGGCGGACCCGCACAACACCCCCGGCTTGATGGCATTCATCGCGCGGTTTGTCACCGCTGGATTGAAGAAGTACCCGGAGCTGAACACCAGAATTGTCACCACGGAGGACGCCGCGGGCGGGGAGAGCCAAGAGATCGTCGCGTTCGACGGCGTCAACCTGGGCTTCGCCGCGCAGACGGACCGCGGACTGATGGTGCCGTCAATACGCAACGCGGACAAGATGAGTGCGCGTGAGTTGGATACCGAAATCCGACGCCTCACCGCAGTCGTACGCGAGGGCAAGGCGACACCGTCCGAGCTGGGCAGCGGCACCTTCACGCTGAACAACTACGGGGTCTTCGGAGTTGATGGCTCAGCAGCGATCATCAACCACCCGGAAGTGGGGATCCTCGGCATGGGACGCATTATCGACAAGCCGTGGGTCGTTAATGGTGAGCTTGCAGTCCGTAAGGTCACCGAACTGACGCTTACATTTGATCACCGTGTATGTGACGGTGGTACGGCGGGCGGGTTCCTGCGATACGTGGCCGATGCGATTGAGAACCCGGGCACAGTGCTAGCTGAAATGTAG
- a CDS encoding IS30 family transposase yields the protein MGNSEACRIVGISRSSGTRWRHGHTVVLKSGDIKKYAPISHQRPAVISARFLSESERITIADLLHARRSIRAIALELGRSPSTVSREIRRNIHEPSGNYRPRTAQRSAERRRSRHRNGKIASNPELREFVREHLKQRWSPRQISNRLRADFPGQPEMHIVPETVYQALYGRESLDLAVDPAVSLRSGRTGRRPRRRKEHPTRRFPDMVMIRDRPAEVIGRLVPGHWEGDLIIGKGSRSAIATLVERTTRFIILVHLAGNRGAENLRDRLTETMSPLPAHLRRSLTWDQGTEMACHQDFTRQTLIPVYFCDPASPWQRGSNENTNGLLRQYFPKGTDLGVHSPEHLTMVAAELNRRPREVLGWKSPMEHLARLTSPAIEP from the coding sequence ATGGGCAATTCCGAAGCGTGCCGGATCGTAGGAATCAGCCGTAGTTCCGGCACTCGCTGGCGGCACGGACATACGGTCGTTCTGAAGTCCGGAGACATCAAGAAGTACGCTCCCATCTCCCATCAGAGGCCGGCCGTGATCTCCGCCAGATTTCTCTCCGAGTCGGAACGCATCACGATCGCGGACCTGTTGCATGCCCGGCGCAGCATCCGTGCCATTGCCCTGGAGCTGGGGCGTAGTCCGTCTACCGTGAGCAGGGAGATCCGCCGGAACATCCACGAACCCTCTGGCAACTACCGTCCGCGGACGGCCCAGCGCAGTGCCGAGCGCAGACGGAGCCGTCACCGAAACGGGAAGATCGCGAGCAACCCGGAGCTGAGGGAGTTCGTGCGCGAACACCTGAAACAACGCTGGAGCCCCCGCCAGATCAGCAACCGTCTGCGCGCTGACTTCCCGGGACAGCCAGAAATGCACATCGTGCCTGAGACCGTCTATCAGGCCCTCTACGGGCGCGAAAGCCTGGACCTAGCCGTGGATCCTGCCGTCTCCCTGCGCAGCGGACGTACCGGTCGCCGGCCACGCCGCCGGAAGGAACACCCGACCAGGCGCTTCCCGGACATGGTCATGATCCGGGACAGGCCTGCGGAAGTGATCGGCAGATTAGTACCAGGGCATTGGGAGGGGGACTTAATTATCGGAAAGGGCAGCCGCTCGGCCATCGCCACACTGGTCGAACGGACGACTCGCTTTATCATCCTCGTGCATCTGGCGGGAAACCGCGGTGCTGAGAATCTGCGCGACCGGCTGACAGAAACGATGAGCCCGCTCCCGGCCCATCTGCGCCGTTCCCTTACTTGGGATCAGGGCACTGAAATGGCTTGCCACCAGGATTTCACGCGGCAGACGCTAATCCCGGTGTACTTCTGTGACCCCGCGAGCCCCTGGCAGCGCGGATCAAACGAGAACACCAATGGCCTACTCCGCCAGTACTTCCCGAAAGGAACAGACCTGGGCGTCCACAGCCCCGAACACCTCACAATGGTCGCCGCTGAACTCAACCGCAGGCCACGCGAAGTCCTGGGTTGGAAGAGTCCTATGGAGCACTTGGCTAGACTGACTTCACCGGCGATAGAACCATAA
- a CDS encoding O-antigen ligase family protein translates to MLQVESSVGRGRGGQVWFGIAFVVLAVMSQHRSVWVAVAIGILLVIFRLRGVALARASFGTFYASVLILGLYIFGALDGLISNFTYAVESTGTYNARLDTWTSLIDESVLRGPFSVIFGEPFGFGYARESGGRIVTFAPHNWYVSIYLRLGLVGLAAFVIVLLSTVGRHMKTRAGVAPTAILLSIAVYAWSYSLPWYLAPLFGWCMALAWTQETDTIKAPRGRSKRAPSPYEQMAAREATFPAAASLQPADEGRPGLGRVTP, encoded by the coding sequence ATGCTTCAAGTCGAATCCTCGGTAGGGAGGGGGCGAGGCGGCCAGGTTTGGTTTGGTATCGCATTCGTCGTGCTCGCGGTGATGAGCCAGCATCGATCCGTTTGGGTTGCCGTGGCTATCGGAATTCTCCTCGTTATTTTTCGTCTCAGAGGAGTCGCCCTCGCTAGGGCGTCGTTCGGCACCTTCTACGCTTCCGTCCTTATTTTAGGGCTCTACATCTTCGGGGCCCTTGACGGCCTCATTAGTAACTTTACGTACGCGGTCGAGAGCACCGGGACCTATAACGCGAGGTTGGACACTTGGACATCACTGATTGATGAGTCGGTTCTGAGGGGGCCCTTCTCCGTAATCTTCGGGGAGCCATTCGGGTTCGGTTATGCTCGTGAAAGCGGGGGCCGGATTGTGACGTTTGCACCCCACAACTGGTACGTGAGTATCTACCTGCGTTTGGGGTTGGTGGGGCTCGCTGCGTTCGTCATCGTCCTCTTGTCCACGGTCGGCAGACACATGAAGACGCGGGCAGGAGTAGCACCGACAGCCATTCTTCTGTCTATTGCCGTGTACGCATGGTCGTACTCCCTGCCCTGGTACCTAGCTCCGCTTTTTGGTTGGTGCATGGCACTGGCTTGGACCCAGGAAACGGACACCATCAAGGCACCCAGAGGCAGAAGCAAACGAGCTCCCTCCCCCTATGAGCAAATGGCTGCCAGAGAAGCGACGTTCCCGGCTGCCGCTT